The Pyrus communis chromosome 14, drPyrComm1.1, whole genome shotgun sequence sequence ttttcacatctgttttacataaaagtttaccaaacactataatactgcttttttttttcaaaagcatttttacaaaaaagtttaccaaacactctactactttatttcacagatgctcattctcacagcacagcagaatcaactttttttcaaagcacagcaataccaaaccagccctaattCATGCACTCGATTTATATTGGAGGTTAAAAAATATAGAATTATATACACACCGTCTAATATTTTAGTGGATATAGTGCTTCAAAGCGTCTTGGGTTTGAaactttatttaaaaaaaaaattattataatattttcaaacCCTTCCACtcctcttaataataataaataaaaaaaaaatacagtattataaaataaatcaataaaaatcaTCATATAAATGCTTAAAAGCTACTAATAACTAAGAGATATACATCAAGTGTATCTAATTAATATAGATGTACATAGCCACAATGGGAGAACTCCATACTGAAATTTTAAGTAAGGAAAAACATTGTGAGTGCACTAAAttgatgcaattttttttataaggcATCACTTAGTCGGATTCGTAATGTCATTTAATAAGAAATTATCACATTGACACGAGTAAGATGGAATTAACCAGCTGCCCCTAAATTCCAGTAGAGAAAATATAGCTCTGGTAAAGCAAGTGGTGTTAAAGCAATAGATAGGCGCGTGGGAGTATATTCAGCTGCCTATCACAATATTATTATAGCTGTGTCTCGGCTCCCCATCTTTTATCTCTCGATCTCATCTCCCATCCTcctcaataccaaactaggTGAAGGTACAAAACTATATCTActtaaacacaaacaaaaaaagaaagaaaaacaagatcAGGTTGTCAAGATATCAAAATCTCCATTTGTCTTCGCATTCGATCCACTCCTactcagaagaagaagaaaaacaacacTGAAAAAGCTTTACAATGAGGAACCCCCCGTCGTCGTCGaaagcaacagcagcagcaagtGCTACGATGACAACAGCATCGCCGTCGTCGAGTAAGGCGGGGATTGCCGGAGGGAGTAAGACGCCGTGTTGCGTAAAGGTGGGTTTGAAGAGGGGGCCGTGGACTCCCGAAGAGGACGAGCTGCTGGCCAATTACATCAAGAAAGAAGGTGAAGGACGGTGGCGGACCCTCCCTAAGCAGGCTGGGTTGCTCCGCTGCGGAAAAAGCTGTCGCCTCCGCTGGATGAACTACCTCCGCCCTTCCGTTAAGCGCGGCCAGATCGCCCCCGATGAAGAAGATCTCATTCTCCGCCTCCATCGCCTCCTCGGCAATCGGTAAagctacatacatacatacatacatttaTATACGCATTATCAATTTTCCTCGAcaacattatcttatccataTGTCCACTCTACAAATTTATCATCATTTCATTAAatttttagggttagggtttcactgttcatatatattattttgaattagggtttaattACTATTTTGGATGTGTGTATTATTTGTCTGTAGGTGGTCTTTGATAGCTGGGAGGATTCCAGGTCGTACGGACAATGAGATAAAGAACTACTGGAACACACACCTGAGCAAGAAGCTGATAAGCCAAGGCATAGATCCCAGAACCCACAAGCCTCTCAATCCAGATCATCACTCTGCTGCTGCCGATGCTgatgtggacaacacaaataaatcagttgctgctgctgcttctttcAAGGCCAATACCCGGTTCTCAAACCCTAATCCTAGTCCTCCTCCTTCTGATCGTCTTGTCCATCAAGGAGCGGATCCCAGTATCAACGGTAATGATGGAAACATCGCAATTGATCATGATCTGGGTACTATAGTCCATAGCTGTGCAAACTTGATCACGTCCATTAACAATCCCGATGCTTCTTCTTCGGCCGCAGCAATGGGCACTTTGAGTTTAAGGACCAACAACAACAGCCACGCTGGAGTACTACTTGGGGGAGGAGGAAATGAAGAGGACGAGGACATCAACTGTTGTGCGGACGACGTCTTCTCTTCGTTTCTGAATTCGTTGATCAACGAGGATCCATTTGCTGTACAACACCAATTGCAACAACAGGTACTGCACAATGGGAATGTTAGTACACACGCAGCTGGTGCTGGTTCCGACCACGTTCCTTTGATTTCTATGACTAGTGCTAGTACTATGACGCCGTCAACATTTAGCTGGGACTCTGCTGTGCTCATGTCTTCTGCTTTCATCCAAAATGATCACCAGAGGGTTACTGATCAAACGGAGCAGTAGCTAGCCACCTGTTTGATTGATCAATCACACTGCGCATGTTGAAACAAGCAATGCAGTtgcttaattagttaatttataTGTGGAAATTAGTCCTAGGTAGGGTTTGAAATATCATATGAAATGTGATTTTGTGGGTAAGCGGTATCTCTATTCTTAATTATTCGACTACTTCAGCATCGATCATTTTGGCACTACGAATGGGGGCGTATATCACTGTATGGTCGATCATGTTTGTAATGTTATCTATATATATGTTACCGGTATTGTAAAACAAACATTTGATCAATGTTAATTAATctatatttataaatatatagaGGGTAATTTATGTGTGAATCAATTTCATGTTTTATATCTCTGCCACATTTCTCATTttgcatgcatacatacatacatacatacatacatatacatatatgtatatgtatgtatgtatgtatgtatgtatgtatagggGTTTGTAACCCTGATGACAATGCACCGAAGAGCATCGAAATTATAATGTAAACACTTTGTATACAAAAATATAATGTCAGATGCTCAATTAAAGTTGATCTTCATGGAAGGAGATTATATATCCGTTCATTCTTTCTAAAGTGTGATCTTCAACGCATGCAAATTCAAGTTCATGGAGGGGGATCGATATGTGAATTCAACGCAGAAGAAGGTGCAAATTATCCCAGAAGTTCTTAACATGGTGAAGCTTTTACTTTACATTTATGATTAATATTGGCACTTAATGTATTCTTTGATGTTTGTATATCTCATATATAGTGTCAGTCAGATATATCCAGACTAATATGCTTCAATATTCAAAATCTACTAGCTAGCTAGGATCCGTGGATCATGAAGTGTATATGACAATCAGATACACATATATAGATGACATGAACATATAAATCTTCTTTGCTTAAATCCCAAATAAATCTTGTACTAATCCGTTTAGTATATCTGTATTCATTTAGTGCATAAACGTGGTAAATATTTGACATCTTTCTAAAATCTTATTACATCTAGCATATAATGCATCTGAGTGATAAAAGACTAGTTCTACAACCACACTTTAAACAAATTGATCATTGAGGGTAAGTATgcaaaataagtaaataatggTCGAT is a genomic window containing:
- the LOC137716017 gene encoding transcription repressor MYB5-like, which produces MRNPPSSSKATAAASATMTTASPSSSKAGIAGGSKTPCCVKVGLKRGPWTPEEDELLANYIKKEGEGRWRTLPKQAGLLRCGKSCRLRWMNYLRPSVKRGQIAPDEEDLILRLHRLLGNRWSLIAGRIPGRTDNEIKNYWNTHLSKKLISQGIDPRTHKPLNPDHHSAAADADVDNTNKSVAAAASFKANTRFSNPNPSPPPSDRLVHQGADPSINGNDGNIAIDHDLGTIVHSCANLITSINNPDASSSAAAMGTLSLRTNNNSHAGVLLGGGGNEEDEDINCCADDVFSSFLNSLINEDPFAVQHQLQQQVLHNGNVSTHAAGAGSDHVPLISMTSASTMTPSTFSWDSAVLMSSAFIQNDHQRVTDQTEQ